A region from the Bacillus sp. Marseille-P3661 genome encodes:
- the hemC gene encoding hydroxymethylbilane synthase, which translates to MRKIIVGSRQSKLALTQTNWFIEQMKSLGLPFEFEVKKIVTKGDKILDVTLSKVGGKGLFVKEIEQAMFDKEIDMAVHSMKDMPAVLPEGLTIGCIPVRKDHRDAFISNNHVKLKDLPAGSVIGTSSLRRGAQILAYRSDLEIKWIRGNIDTRLAKLQDPNEGFDAILLAAAGLARMGWSDDVVTEFLDIDVCVPAVGQGALSIECREGDHELLDLLSKLQDANTAATVEAERAFLHKMEGGCQVPIAGYAEKLANGEIKLIALVGSPDGKTILKEELRGTDAKALGEKAAQLLTDRGAKDIIEQVKKELDQ; encoded by the coding sequence GCCTTGGCTTACCTTTTGAATTTGAAGTAAAAAAAATCGTGACTAAAGGCGATAAAATTCTTGATGTTACTCTTTCAAAAGTAGGCGGAAAAGGGCTTTTTGTAAAAGAAATCGAACAAGCTATGTTTGATAAGGAAATAGATATGGCTGTTCATAGTATGAAAGATATGCCTGCTGTTTTACCTGAAGGATTAACAATTGGCTGTATTCCTGTAAGAAAGGATCATCGGGATGCATTTATTTCTAATAATCATGTAAAGCTTAAAGATCTTCCTGCAGGTTCAGTAATAGGTACAAGTAGTTTAAGACGTGGTGCACAAATTTTGGCTTATCGCTCTGATCTTGAAATAAAATGGATACGTGGAAATATTGATACTAGATTAGCTAAACTTCAGGATCCAAATGAAGGGTTTGACGCGATTCTTTTAGCTGCTGCAGGTTTAGCGCGGATGGGCTGGTCAGATGATGTTGTAACTGAATTTCTAGATATTGACGTATGTGTCCCAGCTGTTGGGCAAGGGGCTTTATCGATTGAATGTCGTGAGGGTGACCATGAGCTTTTAGATCTTTTAAGTAAATTACAAGATGCAAACACTGCTGCTACAGTTGAAGCGGAACGCGCTTTCCTTCATAAAATGGAAGGTGGCTGCCAAGTGCCGATTGCCGGTTATGCTGAAAAATTGGCTAATGGTGAAATCAAACTAATTGCTCTTGTAGGTTCACCGGATGGGAAGACAATATTGAAAGAAGAGTTGCGTGGAACAGATGCGAAAGCATTGGGTGAAAAAGCGGCTCAGCTGTTAACAGATAGAGGTGCAAAGGATATCATTGAACAAGTGAAAAAGGAGTTAGATCAATAA
- a CDS encoding uroporphyrinogen-III synthase has product MSGEGFLQGKRILVTRAKEQASSLSKKIKEHEGYPIEIPLIKFQAPANIEVVEKTLKNLASYDWVVLTSTNGVNYFFSYFEQFNIRLPETNRPQIAVVGKKTYQALENKGIKANLVPEAYVAESLFEEMKAVVRPNDKVLLARGNLARTFLLEQLKDLGIKTDDLVIYETVINKEEQTNLLKLLKNNLIDIITFTSSSTVTYFLDLLNGTDWKEYIKDITFACIGPITENTALKAGIKPQIVATDYTIDGLVTAITKYLNKGES; this is encoded by the coding sequence ATGTCTGGTGAAGGCTTTCTTCAAGGAAAGCGCATTTTAGTTACACGAGCTAAAGAACAGGCAAGCTCCCTTTCAAAAAAAATTAAAGAGCATGAAGGCTATCCAATAGAAATACCATTAATTAAATTTCAAGCTCCCGCAAATATAGAAGTTGTAGAAAAAACTTTAAAGAATTTAGCATCTTACGATTGGGTCGTGCTAACTAGTACGAATGGGGTCAACTATTTCTTCAGCTACTTTGAACAGTTTAATATACGTTTACCCGAAACGAACCGACCACAAATCGCTGTGGTCGGTAAAAAAACGTACCAAGCATTAGAAAATAAAGGGATTAAAGCAAACTTGGTTCCCGAAGCATATGTTGCTGAAAGCTTATTTGAAGAAATGAAAGCTGTAGTGAGACCTAATGATAAAGTGCTTTTAGCAAGAGGTAATCTTGCGCGAACATTTTTACTTGAACAGCTAAAAGATCTTGGAATTAAAACAGATGATTTAGTTATTTATGAAACGGTCATTAATAAAGAGGAACAAACAAATCTATTAAAACTATTAAAAAATAACTTGATTGATATTATTACCTTCACAAGCTCTAGTACCGTAACATATTTTCTAGATTTATTAAACGGTACAGATTGGAAGGAGTACATAAAAGATATTACATTTGCATGTATTGGACCGATCACTGAAAATACCGCCTTGAAGGCAGGTATAAAACCGCAAATTGTCGCCACAGATTATACGATTGATGGGTTGGTAACCGCTATAACCAAGTACTTAAATAAAGGAGAAAGTTAG
- the hemB gene encoding porphobilinogen synthase has protein sequence MENLNFKRHRRLRATTTMRSIVRETFLRKEDLIYPLFVIEGENIKNEVQSMPGVFQLSLDLLNEEVDSVVELGIPAVILFGIPAEKDDVGTGAYCDHGIVQIATRQIKEKYPDLIVIADTCLCEFTDHGHCGVIENGQVLNDPSLQLLADAAVSQAKAGADIIAPSNMMDGFVAAIRKGLDEAGFDHIPIMSYAVKYASAFYGPFRDAAGSAPQFGDRKTYQMDPANRLEALREAQSDLEEGADFLMVKPALSYMDIIREVKDRFNAPMVAYNVSGEYAMVKAAAQNGWIDEKTIVLELLTSMKRAGADLIITYFAKDVANWLNER, from the coding sequence ATGGAAAACTTAAATTTTAAACGCCATCGCCGCCTTCGCGCAACCACTACGATGAGATCGATTGTTCGTGAAACTTTTTTACGAAAAGAAGATTTAATTTATCCGCTATTTGTTATTGAAGGTGAAAATATAAAAAATGAAGTGCAATCGATGCCTGGTGTTTTTCAATTATCACTTGATCTATTAAATGAGGAAGTTGATTCAGTTGTTGAGTTAGGAATTCCAGCCGTTATTCTATTCGGTATACCTGCTGAAAAGGATGACGTCGGTACTGGCGCATACTGTGATCACGGTATTGTACAAATTGCAACTCGACAAATTAAAGAAAAATATCCGGACTTAATTGTAATTGCTGATACTTGTTTATGTGAATTTACGGATCATGGACACTGTGGTGTTATAGAAAACGGCCAAGTGTTAAACGATCCAAGCTTACAACTACTAGCTGATGCAGCTGTTAGTCAAGCAAAAGCGGGAGCGGATATTATTGCACCATCTAATATGATGGACGGATTTGTTGCTGCTATTAGGAAAGGATTGGATGAAGCTGGTTTTGATCATATTCCAATCATGTCCTATGCAGTAAAATACGCGTCGGCATTTTATGGCCCATTCCGTGATGCAGCAGGAAGCGCACCGCAATTTGGTGACCGTAAAACATATCAAATGGATCCAGCTAACCGTTTAGAGGCGTTAAGAGAGGCACAATCTGATCTTGAAGAAGGTGCGGATTTCTTAATGGTTAAACCTGCATTATCTTATATGGATATTATTCGTGAAGTTAAAGACCGTTTTAACGCGCCAATGGTTGCTTATAATGTTAGTGGCGAGTACGCTATGGTAAAGGCTGCAGCGCAGAATGGTTGGATTGATGAAAAAACGATAGTTCTTGAACTGCTAACAAGTATGAAACGTGCTGGGGCAGACTTGATTATTACATATTTTGCAAAAGATGTAGCAAATTGGCTTAATGAACGTTAA
- the hemL gene encoding glutamate-1-semialdehyde 2,1-aminomutase gives MRSFEKSKAAYKEAVRMMPGGVNSPVRAFRSVQMDPIFMERGKGSKIYDIDGNDYIDYVLSWGPLILGHAHDDVVEALKKVTENGTSFGAPTEIESKLAQLVIDRVPSIEVIRMVNSGTEATMSALRLARGFTGRNLIMKFEGCYHGHGDSLLIKAGSGVATLGLPDSPGVPESIAKNTITVPYNDLESVQYAFDQYGKDIAAVIVEPVAGNMGFVQPLPGFLEGLREITEKNGSLLIFDEVMTGFRIGYNCAQGHFNVTPDLTCLGKVIGGGLPVGAYGGKAEIMNQIAPSGSIYQAGTLSGNPLAMTAGYETLSRLTPETYADFDRKTVRLTEGLAKAAEKYDIPHQVGRLGAMLGFFFTNEKIVNFETAKTSDVALFARYYREMIERGVFLPPSQFEAYFLSTVHTDEDIEKTIAAAEESFAAICAE, from the coding sequence ATGAGAAGCTTTGAAAAATCGAAAGCTGCTTATAAAGAAGCTGTACGAATGATGCCTGGTGGTGTAAACAGCCCTGTTAGAGCATTTAGGTCGGTTCAAATGGATCCTATTTTCATGGAACGTGGAAAAGGTTCTAAGATTTATGATATAGATGGAAATGACTATATTGATTATGTGCTATCTTGGGGGCCTTTAATTTTAGGACATGCACATGATGATGTAGTAGAGGCACTTAAAAAGGTAACTGAAAATGGTACAAGTTTCGGTGCACCTACTGAGATTGAAAGTAAATTAGCACAGCTTGTTATAGACCGCGTACCATCAATCGAAGTGATTCGCATGGTAAACTCAGGCACAGAAGCGACGATGAGTGCACTTCGCTTAGCACGTGGATTTACAGGTCGTAACTTAATTATGAAGTTCGAAGGCTGTTATCACGGCCATGGTGATTCCTTATTAATAAAAGCAGGATCTGGTGTAGCTACATTAGGGTTACCGGATAGTCCTGGTGTACCTGAATCAATTGCTAAAAATACGATTACTGTACCATACAATGATCTTGAAAGTGTTCAATATGCTTTTGATCAATACGGAAAAGATATTGCAGCTGTCATTGTAGAACCGGTCGCGGGGAATATGGGCTTTGTTCAACCGCTGCCAGGTTTCTTAGAAGGTTTGCGTGAAATTACTGAAAAAAATGGGTCATTATTAATATTTGATGAAGTGATGACAGGTTTTCGTATAGGCTATAATTGTGCGCAAGGACATTTTAATGTAACACCTGATCTGACTTGTCTAGGAAAAGTAATTGGTGGAGGATTACCTGTAGGTGCATACGGCGGTAAGGCAGAAATTATGAATCAAATTGCGCCTAGCGGCTCGATTTATCAAGCAGGTACATTATCAGGCAATCCGTTAGCAATGACTGCAGGCTATGAAACGTTATCTAGATTAACACCTGAAACCTATGCTGATTTTGATAGAAAAACAGTTCGCTTAACTGAAGGTCTTGCAAAAGCAGCTGAAAAGTATGATATTCCACATCAAGTAGGACGGTTAGGAGCTATGCTCGGTTTCTTCTTTACAAACGAGAAAATAGTGAATTTTGAAACGGCGAAGACATCTGATGTTGCTTTATTTGCTAGATATTATCGTGAAATGATTGAACGAGGTGTATTTCTGCCCCCTTCACAATTTGAAGCATATTTCCTATCTACTGTTCATACTGACGAAGATATTGAAAAAACAATTGCAGCAGCAGAGGAGAGCTTTGCAGCTATCTGTGCTGAATAA
- the spoVID gene encoding stage VI sporulation protein D has product MTLNETSSIRFSVEESVWFKKGQEVSNLISMSLDPEISVQEHEDYISIRGALVLTGEYYPSETQESEQEDISFREFSAVRTVDEVIENEGGVNNINHRFPVDITIPANRIKSLDEVFVLVESFDYEIPNQGQLQLTADLSISGIINERVSNQAEPESHENETVVAESASETEPEWEEPILTPASAHREINAAEDEPEADTEVAEEKFATFFSEARKDPIEDEQESQEISVTKSDAYTLINESESTNEIKEELEVATAREEEQQEPQQQEIQEEEQQEEPIVQSRSELVEEEVEVAPAVAPSPQIEMKGRRSEDDSFGWNPSSLYSGKASKDSEEDNDDPSAEEQQQQYRPRHRSENALYLTKMLASGEEDFSKLRMRIVQNGETLGSIAESYDVSPNQIIRMNGLEDDVIEEGQILYIPEYAGVE; this is encoded by the coding sequence TTGACATTAAATGAAACGTCTTCGATACGTTTTTCGGTAGAAGAATCAGTATGGTTTAAAAAGGGACAGGAAGTATCGAATTTGATATCTATGTCGCTAGATCCAGAGATTTCTGTACAAGAACATGAAGATTATATATCAATACGAGGGGCTTTAGTACTGACAGGGGAGTATTATCCGAGCGAAACCCAGGAATCTGAACAAGAAGATATTTCGTTTCGTGAATTTTCTGCAGTCAGAACTGTAGATGAGGTGATTGAAAACGAAGGTGGCGTGAATAACATTAACCACCGTTTTCCAGTAGATATAACAATACCTGCTAATCGTATAAAGAGTCTTGATGAAGTATTTGTACTAGTAGAATCATTTGATTATGAAATCCCTAATCAGGGTCAGCTCCAATTAACTGCAGATCTTTCGATAAGTGGAATTATTAATGAAAGAGTAAGTAATCAGGCAGAACCTGAAAGTCATGAAAATGAAACCGTCGTAGCTGAATCGGCTTCAGAAACTGAACCAGAATGGGAAGAACCGATTTTGACACCAGCTTCAGCCCATAGGGAAATTAATGCTGCTGAAGATGAGCCGGAAGCAGACACAGAAGTGGCAGAGGAGAAATTTGCAACTTTTTTTAGTGAAGCAAGAAAAGACCCTATTGAAGACGAGCAGGAAAGCCAGGAAATTAGTGTAACAAAGTCAGATGCGTATACACTTATTAATGAATCTGAATCAACTAATGAAATCAAAGAGGAATTAGAAGTTGCCACGGCAAGGGAAGAAGAACAACAAGAACCACAGCAACAGGAGATTCAGGAAGAAGAACAGCAAGAAGAGCCAATTGTTCAATCACGTTCCGAGCTGGTTGAAGAAGAGGTAGAGGTAGCTCCGGCTGTTGCACCGTCACCTCAGATAGAGATGAAAGGACGCCGTTCAGAGGATGATAGCTTTGGCTGGAATCCAAGTTCATTATATTCTGGCAAAGCATCAAAGGACTCAGAGGAAGACAATGATGACCCTAGTGCTGAAGAACAACAGCAACAATACCGTCCACGTCATAGGTCCGAAAATGCATTGTATTTAACAAAGATGCTCGCTAGCGGCGAGGAGGATTTCTCAAAATTAAGAATGCGAATTGTACAAAATGGTGAAACCCTTGGCAGTATTGCAGAAAGTTATGATGTATCACCAAATCAAATCATCCGCATGAATGGATTAGAGGATGATGTTATAGAAGAAGGACAAATCCTTTATATTCCTGAATATGCAGGTGTCGAATAA